A single region of the Streptomyces sp. ITFR-16 genome encodes:
- a CDS encoding GAF domain-containing protein, with protein sequence MSEPARKHPKDETPKDEPRRPTTSPGTPADALDAATEATRSLRGLSTELTARVPRLLEAMRSVGTGLELHSTLDRICETAAELAHSRYAAIGVVDAEGKGLSDFVTYGVPDSVAREIGRRPDGHRGLLGALIHDPRPVRLADLTADPRFAGFPPGHPPMRTFLGVPIRVQGEIFGNLYLAGKDGGGEFNDYDLHLVRVLATEAGIAIGNARLYEAARQRERWIDGSVAVTTALLSGGDADDALSVVAEQARRLAGSAAGIVLLPAEGGGLEIVAVSADDPTASLGVIIPAQSPVVGMLLGGEAVFVDDSATDSRMITRLADRFGPSMLLPLHSGGRVLGALATPRARGGRPFTETERTLATQFASQAALALMMAEAQRDRERLAVYEDRDRIARDLHDLVIQRLFATGMMLESAQRRSEVPEVQTGVGRAVDELDVTIQEIRTAIFALQQEPAEAPSGLRTRVLREINMVAVPLGFKPSHRFVGAIDSLVGELTGKNLIAALREALSNAFRHAGAARIEVVVDATATLPDGRDAVRLSVADDGVGIPAGGRRSGLRNLARRAESLGGASWFGPGIGEDGGGTTVVWQAPL encoded by the coding sequence ATGTCAGAGCCTGCCCGGAAGCATCCGAAGGACGAGACTCCGAAGGACGAGCCGCGGCGCCCGACGACGTCCCCCGGCACCCCGGCGGACGCGCTCGACGCGGCGACGGAGGCGACGCGCAGCCTGCGGGGCCTGTCCACCGAACTCACCGCCAGGGTGCCGCGGCTGCTGGAGGCCATGCGCTCCGTCGGCACAGGGCTCGAACTGCACTCCACGCTCGACCGGATCTGCGAGACGGCCGCCGAACTGGCCCACTCCCGGTATGCCGCGATCGGTGTCGTGGACGCGGAGGGCAAGGGGCTCTCCGACTTCGTCACCTACGGCGTCCCGGACTCCGTGGCGCGCGAGATCGGCCGCCGCCCGGACGGCCACCGGGGACTGCTCGGCGCCCTCATCCACGACCCGCGCCCCGTGCGGCTCGCCGATCTCACGGCCGATCCCAGATTCGCCGGATTCCCGCCGGGCCACCCCCCGATGCGCACGTTCCTCGGGGTACCGATCAGGGTCCAGGGCGAGATCTTCGGCAATCTGTATCTGGCCGGGAAGGACGGCGGGGGCGAGTTCAACGACTACGACCTGCACCTGGTGCGGGTGCTGGCCACCGAGGCCGGGATCGCGATCGGCAACGCCCGGCTGTACGAGGCGGCCCGGCAGCGCGAACGGTGGATCGACGGCTCGGTCGCCGTCACCACCGCACTGCTCTCCGGCGGGGACGCCGACGACGCGCTCTCGGTCGTCGCCGAGCAGGCCCGCAGGCTCGCCGGTTCCGCAGCCGGGATCGTGCTGCTGCCGGCCGAGGGCGGCGGCCTGGAGATCGTCGCCGTGTCCGCCGACGACCCGACGGCCTCGCTGGGGGTGATCATCCCGGCACAGAGCCCGGTGGTGGGGATGCTGCTGGGCGGTGAGGCGGTCTTCGTCGACGACTCGGCCACCGACTCCCGCATGATCACGAGGCTGGCGGACCGGTTCGGCCCGAGCATGCTGCTCCCGCTGCACAGCGGGGGCCGGGTGCTCGGCGCGCTCGCCACCCCGCGGGCCCGGGGCGGCAGGCCGTTCACGGAGACGGAGCGGACCCTGGCCACGCAGTTCGCCTCGCAGGCCGCGCTGGCGCTGATGATGGCCGAGGCGCAGCGGGACCGGGAACGGCTGGCGGTGTACGAGGACCGCGACCGGATCGCCCGGGACCTGCACGACCTGGTCATCCAACGGCTGTTCGCCACCGGAATGATGCTGGAGAGCGCCCAGCGCCGCTCGGAGGTGCCGGAGGTGCAGACCGGGGTGGGCCGGGCGGTCGACGAGCTGGACGTGACGATCCAGGAGATCCGTACCGCGATCTTCGCGCTCCAGCAGGAGCCGGCCGAGGCTCCGTCCGGTCTGCGCACCCGGGTCCTGCGCGAGATCAACATGGTGGCGGTCCCGCTGGGCTTCAAACCGTCCCACCGCTTCGTCGGTGCGATCGACTCGCTGGTCGGGGAGCTGACGGGCAAGAACCTGATCGCGGCGCTGCGGGAGGCGTTGTCCAACGCCTTCCGGCACGCGGGCGCGGCCCGTATCGAGGTGGTCGTGGACGCGACGGCCACGCTCCCCGACGGGCGGGACGCGGTACGCCTCTCGGTCGCCGACGACGGGGTGGGCATCCCGGCGGGCGGCCGGCGCAGCGGGCTGCGGAACCTGGCCCGCCGGGCGGAGTCGCTCGGCGGGGCCAGCTGGTTCGGTCCCGGCATCGGGGAGGACGGAGGCGGAACGACGGTGGTGTGGCAGGCGCCGCTCTGA
- a CDS encoding MerR family transcriptional regulator: MSGTGPSPVAGRAAAEYRIEDLAHASGATVRTIRAYQDRGLLPTPERRGRANVYRDTHLARLRQIADLLDRGYTLASIKELLEAWDTGRGLGGVLGLVAEVHGPWTDERADRITRAELNQKFGGTSDEQAVAEAVDLGVLERIPGSTDEFLVPSPQELAVAVELYAAGVPLSAISGHLRELRGQVEQIASRFLEFTTEHVFARYLGHRPPTDADAAEAASMVRRLRPLAQQTVDAELARAMRTFATRHLEHHLATEGPFTPESATPPPVSVALPFGTIAAVQRLVGRENTGAFIAAAAEREVQTRTLDTLASSDRYRKELDQKG; encoded by the coding sequence GTGAGCGGTACGGGGCCGTCACCCGTAGCCGGGCGGGCGGCGGCGGAGTACCGGATCGAGGACCTGGCGCACGCCAGCGGGGCCACGGTCCGGACGATCCGCGCCTACCAGGACCGCGGACTGCTGCCGACCCCGGAGCGCCGGGGCCGCGCCAATGTGTACCGGGACACCCATCTCGCCCGGCTCCGGCAGATCGCGGACCTGCTCGACCGGGGCTACACCCTGGCCAGCATCAAGGAGTTGCTGGAGGCGTGGGACACGGGACGCGGGCTCGGCGGGGTCCTCGGACTGGTCGCGGAGGTGCACGGGCCGTGGACCGACGAGCGTGCCGACCGGATCACCCGAGCCGAGCTGAACCAGAAGTTCGGCGGCACCTCCGACGAGCAGGCTGTTGCCGAGGCGGTGGACCTCGGTGTGCTCGAACGGATCCCCGGGAGCACGGACGAATTCCTGGTGCCGAGCCCGCAAGAGCTGGCGGTGGCGGTCGAGTTGTACGCGGCGGGCGTGCCCCTGTCCGCAATCTCCGGTCATCTCAGGGAACTTCGCGGTCAGGTCGAGCAGATAGCTTCCCGGTTCCTGGAGTTCACCACCGAGCACGTCTTCGCGCGCTATCTGGGGCATCGGCCGCCCACCGACGCGGACGCGGCCGAGGCGGCCTCAATGGTGCGGCGGCTCCGGCCGCTCGCCCAGCAGACGGTCGATGCCGAACTGGCGCGGGCGATGCGGACGTTCGCCACTCGCCATCTGGAGCACCATCTCGCGACCGAAGGCCCGTTCACACCGGAGTCGGCCACCCCGCCTCCGGTCTCGGTCGCCCTGCCGTTCGGCACAATCGCGGCGGTGCAACGGCTGGTTGGCCGCGAGAACACGGGCGCGTTCATCGCGGCTGCCGCCGAACGCGAGGTGCAGACAAGGACATTGGACACACTTGCCTCATCAGACCGTTATCGTAAAGAACTTGATCAAAAGGGTTAA
- the cydB gene encoding cytochrome d ubiquinol oxidase subunit II: MELHDVWFVLIAVLWAGYFFLEGFDFGIGVLTKLLARDRTERRVLINTIGPVWDGNEVWLLTAGGATFAAFPEWYATLFSGFYLPLLIILLCLIVRGVAFEYRAKRPEEKWQTNWENAIFWTSLIPALLWGVAFGNIVRGVKIDADMEYVGNFWDLLNPYAILGGLVTLSLFTFHGAVFAGLKTAGDIRVRARRLALKLGAAGAVLALGFLIWTQVAHGDGWSLIAMIIAAVALVAAIGAIAAGREGWSFAFSGVTIAAAVAMLFLTLFPNVMPSSLNDDWSLTVTNASSSPYTLKIMTWCAGIATPVVLLYQGWTYWVFRKRIGTQHIADAH, encoded by the coding sequence ATGGAACTTCACGACGTCTGGTTCGTGCTCATCGCCGTCCTCTGGGCCGGCTACTTCTTCCTGGAGGGATTCGACTTCGGCATCGGGGTCCTCACCAAGCTGCTGGCCCGTGACCGCACGGAACGGCGGGTCCTGATCAATACGATCGGGCCCGTCTGGGACGGCAACGAGGTCTGGCTGCTCACCGCCGGCGGAGCGACCTTCGCCGCGTTCCCCGAGTGGTACGCCACGCTGTTCTCCGGCTTCTATCTGCCGCTGCTGATCATCCTGCTCTGCCTGATCGTGCGGGGGGTTGCCTTCGAGTACCGGGCGAAGCGGCCCGAGGAGAAGTGGCAGACCAACTGGGAGAACGCGATCTTCTGGACCTCGCTGATCCCCGCCCTGCTCTGGGGCGTGGCCTTCGGGAACATCGTGCGCGGCGTGAAGATCGACGCCGACATGGAGTACGTGGGGAACTTCTGGGACCTGCTCAACCCGTACGCGATCCTCGGCGGGCTGGTCACGCTCTCCCTGTTCACCTTCCACGGTGCGGTGTTCGCCGGTCTGAAAACGGCCGGGGACATCCGGGTCAGGGCGCGCAGGCTCGCCCTGAAGCTGGGCGCGGCCGGTGCGGTGCTCGCGCTCGGCTTCCTGATCTGGACCCAGGTGGCCCACGGCGACGGCTGGAGCCTGATCGCGATGATCATCGCCGCGGTGGCGCTGGTCGCCGCGATCGGTGCCATCGCGGCGGGGCGCGAGGGCTGGTCCTTCGCCTTCTCCGGCGTGACGATCGCGGCCGCGGTCGCCATGTTGTTCCTGACGCTCTTCCCGAACGTCATGCCGTCGTCGCTGAACGACGACTGGAGCCTCACGGTCACCAACGCCTCGTCCAGCCCGTACACGCTGAAGATCATGACCTGGTGTGCCGGGATCGCCACTCCGGTCGTGCTGCTCTACCAGGGCTGGACGTACTGGGTGTTCCGCAAGCGCATCGGTACCCAGCACATCGCCGACGCGCACTGA
- a CDS encoding RNA 2'-phosphotransferase: MDERRTVKVSKYLSKHLRHQPERIGLALDAHGWVPIAELLEATARHHFPLTRAELDQVVASNDKQRFAIDGDRIRASQGHSVDVDLDLPPAEPPAYLYHGTVGRSLEAIRAEGLRPMNRTHVHLSTDRETATRVGARRGRPVVLSVDAGAMHRAGHTFCVSANGVWLTAAVPPAFLRLPG, translated from the coding sequence ATGGACGAAAGACGCACCGTCAAGGTGTCCAAGTACCTCTCGAAACACCTGCGGCATCAGCCCGAGCGGATCGGGCTCGCGCTCGACGCCCACGGCTGGGTGCCGATCGCCGAGCTCCTTGAGGCGACGGCCCGCCATCATTTCCCGCTCACCCGCGCCGAGCTCGATCAGGTCGTCGCCTCCAACGACAAGCAGCGCTTCGCGATCGACGGCGACCGCATCCGGGCGAGCCAGGGACACTCCGTCGACGTGGATCTGGACCTGCCCCCGGCCGAGCCGCCTGCGTACCTCTACCACGGCACGGTGGGCCGGTCCCTGGAAGCGATCCGCGCCGAGGGGCTGCGTCCGATGAACCGGACCCATGTCCATCTCTCGACCGACCGTGAGACGGCGACCCGTGTCGGGGCCCGGCGCGGCCGGCCCGTCGTCCTGTCCGTGGACGCCGGGGCGATGCACCGCGCGGGCCACACGTTCTGCGTCAGCGCCAACGGGGTCTGGCTCACCGCGGCCGTACCCCCCGCGTTCCTGCGACTGCCCGGCTGA
- a CDS encoding HAD hydrolase family protein: MTSSNEPPVPVAPRLIATDLDGTLLRDDKTVSDRTVAALAAAEEAGIEVFFVTGRPARWMDVVSDHVHGHGLAICANGAAVADLHAGGALLKIRALERPTAVDVVRTLRAAAPGTSFAVELATGIHYEPAYPPFHLDPGATVAVAEKLLHEETAGAGAPVLKLLARHGALDPDDFLTLARTAAGDRACITRSSPTALLEVSGAGVSKASTLELCCAERGITAAEVVAFGDMPNDVEMLSWAGTSYAMGNAHPAAFAAASGRTVTNNEDGVAVVIERILAERARPLAGY; encoded by the coding sequence GTGACCTCGTCTAACGAACCGCCCGTTCCTGTCGCTCCCCGGCTGATCGCCACCGATCTGGACGGCACCCTCCTGCGCGACGACAAGACCGTGTCGGACCGTACGGTCGCCGCGCTCGCCGCCGCCGAGGAGGCGGGCATCGAGGTCTTCTTCGTCACCGGCCGCCCGGCCCGCTGGATGGACGTCGTCAGCGACCACGTCCACGGCCACGGGCTGGCGATCTGCGCCAACGGGGCCGCCGTCGCCGATCTGCACGCCGGCGGCGCCCTGCTGAAGATCCGGGCCCTGGAGCGGCCGACCGCCGTCGACGTCGTGCGCACGCTGCGCGCCGCCGCCCCCGGCACCTCGTTCGCCGTCGAACTGGCCACCGGCATCCACTACGAGCCCGCCTATCCGCCCTTCCACCTCGACCCGGGTGCCACCGTGGCCGTCGCGGAGAAGCTGCTCCACGAGGAGACGGCGGGCGCCGGTGCGCCGGTGCTGAAGCTCCTCGCCCGCCACGGCGCGCTCGACCCGGACGACTTCCTCACCCTGGCCCGCACGGCCGCCGGTGACCGAGCCTGCATCACCCGCTCCAGCCCCACCGCCCTCCTGGAGGTCAGCGGCGCGGGCGTCTCCAAGGCCAGCACGCTGGAGCTGTGCTGCGCCGAGCGCGGCATCACCGCCGCCGAGGTGGTCGCCTTCGGTGACATGCCGAACGACGTGGAGATGCTGAGCTGGGCGGGCACCTCGTACGCGATGGGCAACGCCCACCCGGCCGCCTTCGCGGCTGCCTCCGGACGTACGGTCACGAACAACGAGGACGGGGTCGCCGTCGTCATCGAACGGATCCTCGCCGAGCGCGCCCGGCCCCTCGCCGGGTACTGA
- the cydD gene encoding thiol reductant ABC exporter subunit CydD has product MKPIDPRLLRHARATRLFLVAVVVLGLAGAALVIAQAMLVAEVVVGGFEDGLTASGLRTPLLLLAGVALGRALVSWLTELAAYRAGAAVKSELRRRLLDRAAALGPDWLSGQRTGSLVTLATRGIDALDDYFARYLPQLGLAVVVPVAVLARVVTEDWISAAIIVVTLPLIPLFMILIGWATQSRMDRQWLLLSRLSGHFLDVVAGLPTLKVFGRAKAQAESIRTITSQYRRATLRTLRIAFLSSFALELLATLSVALVAVTIGMRLVHGELDLYTGLVVLILAPEAYLPIRQVGAQYHAAAEGIAAAEEIFAVLETEPRTAGTREVPASLRLELDGVTVRHTGRAEPSLAAASLVVDEGETVALVGPSGVGKSTLLNVVLGFAAPDEGRVSVGGTDLADLSPARWREQIAWVPQHPHLFAGTIAENVRLARPAADDSAVTAALRDAGAYDFVAQLPDRERTHLGEDGAGLSAGQRQRLALARAFLADRPLLLLDEPTASLDGETEAGIVEAVRRLAAGRTVLLVVHRPALLAVADRVVTLAPADGPAGEAAAVMVPRPAVAPDDTPRTEEVHEPEVLRDTPARTGHVLARVREAAGAQRGRLALALLLGSLALGSAVGLMAVSGWLISRASEQPPVLYLMVAVTATRAFGIGRAVFRYAERLVSHDAVLRMLAELRVAVYRSLERIAPAGLRRTRRGDLLSRLVADVDALQDYWLRWLLPAGTALVVGAATIGFTAWLLPGAGLVLAAGLLLAGVGVPLVSGAGARHTEQRLAPARAELATRITDLLGGTAELTVAGALPGRSARTREADGVLTKIAAHAATATALGGGLTALIGGLTVVAAALVALPAVADGRLAGVELAVVVLTPLAAFEAVTGLPLAVQYRGRVKRSAERVYEVLDAPVPVQEPAAPAEAPATAFPLEVRGLSARYAGAAHDALDSVDLALEAGRRIAVVGPSGSGKTTLAQVLLRFLDARAGTYRIGGVEAAALESDTVRRFVGLCAQDAHIFDSSIRENLRLARTGASDADLRDALARARLLDWAEGLPDGLDTLVGEHGARLSGGQRQRLALARALLADFPVLVLDEPAEHLDLPTADALTTDLLAATRGRATVLITHRLAGLEAVDEVVVLEAGRVVQRGPYAALASVDGPLSRMLARERESAGAPALGAQV; this is encoded by the coding sequence GTGAAACCGATCGATCCGCGTCTGCTCCGCCACGCCCGTGCCACCCGCCTCTTCCTGGTCGCCGTGGTGGTACTCGGACTGGCCGGGGCGGCGCTGGTCATCGCCCAGGCCATGCTCGTGGCCGAGGTGGTGGTGGGCGGTTTCGAGGACGGGCTCACCGCATCGGGGCTGCGCACCCCGCTCCTGCTGCTCGCCGGGGTCGCGCTCGGCCGGGCCCTGGTGTCCTGGCTCACCGAGCTGGCCGCCTACCGGGCCGGCGCGGCCGTCAAGTCCGAGCTGCGCCGACGGCTGCTCGACCGGGCGGCGGCGCTGGGCCCCGACTGGCTGAGCGGACAGCGCACCGGCTCGCTGGTCACCCTGGCCACCCGGGGGATCGACGCACTCGACGACTACTTCGCGCGCTACCTGCCACAGCTCGGCCTCGCGGTGGTGGTGCCGGTGGCCGTCCTCGCCAGGGTCGTCACCGAGGACTGGATCTCCGCGGCGATCATCGTCGTGACCCTGCCCCTCATCCCTCTCTTCATGATCCTGATCGGCTGGGCGACCCAGTCACGGATGGACCGTCAGTGGCTGCTGCTCTCACGGCTCTCGGGGCACTTCCTGGACGTCGTCGCCGGACTGCCGACGCTGAAGGTCTTCGGCCGGGCCAAGGCCCAGGCCGAGTCCATCCGCACCATCACCTCGCAGTACCGGCGCGCCACCCTGCGCACCCTGCGTATCGCCTTCCTGTCGTCGTTCGCTCTGGAACTCCTGGCGACGCTCTCGGTGGCGCTGGTCGCCGTCACCATCGGCATGCGGCTGGTGCACGGCGAACTCGACCTCTACACCGGACTGGTGGTGCTGATCCTCGCGCCCGAGGCCTATCTGCCGATCCGGCAGGTGGGGGCGCAGTACCACGCCGCCGCCGAAGGGATCGCGGCGGCGGAGGAGATCTTCGCCGTCCTGGAGACCGAGCCGCGCACGGCCGGTACGCGGGAGGTGCCCGCGTCGCTGCGGCTGGAGCTGGACGGGGTGACCGTCCGGCACACGGGGCGCGCCGAGCCCTCGCTCGCGGCGGCCTCGCTCGTGGTGGACGAGGGGGAGACCGTGGCCCTCGTCGGCCCGAGCGGCGTCGGCAAGTCCACCCTGCTGAACGTGGTGCTCGGCTTCGCCGCACCCGACGAGGGGCGGGTGAGCGTCGGCGGGACCGACCTGGCCGACCTCTCCCCCGCACGCTGGCGCGAGCAGATCGCCTGGGTGCCGCAGCACCCCCATCTCTTCGCGGGCACCATCGCGGAGAACGTCCGGCTGGCCCGGCCCGCCGCGGACGACAGCGCCGTGACGGCGGCGCTGCGGGACGCGGGGGCGTACGACTTCGTGGCACAACTGCCGGACCGCGAGCGCACTCACCTCGGTGAGGACGGCGCCGGGCTCTCCGCCGGGCAGCGCCAGCGCCTCGCGCTCGCCCGCGCCTTCCTCGCCGACCGGCCTCTGCTGCTGCTCGACGAACCGACCGCGAGCCTGGACGGCGAGACGGAGGCGGGCATCGTCGAGGCGGTACGGAGACTGGCCGCAGGCCGGACCGTGCTGCTCGTGGTGCACCGGCCGGCGCTGCTGGCGGTCGCCGACCGGGTGGTGACCCTGGCCCCGGCGGACGGACCCGCCGGGGAGGCGGCGGCCGTCATGGTGCCGCGCCCGGCCGTCGCACCCGACGACACCCCCCGCACCGAGGAGGTGCACGAGCCGGAGGTGCTGCGGGACACCCCGGCCCGGACCGGCCATGTGCTCGCCCGGGTCAGGGAGGCGGCAGGGGCCCAGCGCGGCCGGCTGGCGCTCGCCCTGCTGCTGGGCAGCCTCGCGCTGGGCTCGGCCGTCGGGCTGATGGCGGTCTCCGGCTGGCTGATCTCCCGGGCGTCCGAGCAGCCCCCGGTGCTCTATCTGATGGTCGCGGTCACGGCGACCCGCGCCTTCGGCATCGGACGGGCGGTCTTCCGCTATGCCGAGCGCCTCGTCTCGCACGACGCGGTACTCAGGATGCTCGCCGAGCTGCGGGTGGCCGTCTACCGCAGCCTGGAGCGCATCGCGCCGGCCGGGCTGCGCCGGACCCGGCGGGGGGATCTGCTCTCGCGGCTGGTCGCGGATGTGGACGCGTTGCAGGACTACTGGCTGCGGTGGCTGCTGCCCGCCGGAACCGCGCTCGTCGTGGGGGCCGCCACCATCGGGTTCACCGCCTGGCTGCTGCCCGGGGCGGGCCTGGTGCTGGCCGCCGGGCTGCTGCTGGCCGGAGTGGGCGTTCCGCTCGTCAGCGGCGCCGGCGCCCGGCACACGGAACAGCGGCTGGCGCCCGCACGGGCCGAGCTGGCTACCCGGATCACCGATCTGCTCGGCGGGACCGCCGAACTGACCGTCGCTGGCGCCCTGCCGGGGCGCTCGGCACGGACCCGCGAGGCCGACGGCGTGCTGACCAAGATCGCCGCCCACGCGGCCACCGCGACCGCGCTCGGCGGCGGCCTCACCGCCCTGATCGGCGGTCTCACCGTGGTCGCCGCCGCACTCGTCGCCCTGCCCGCCGTGGCCGACGGCCGGCTGGCCGGCGTGGAACTCGCCGTCGTCGTCCTCACCCCGCTGGCCGCCTTCGAAGCGGTGACCGGCCTGCCGCTCGCCGTCCAGTACCGCGGGCGGGTCAAGCGGAGCGCCGAGCGCGTGTACGAGGTGCTGGACGCCCCGGTGCCGGTCCAGGAGCCCGCCGCCCCGGCCGAGGCGCCCGCGACTGCCTTCCCGCTGGAGGTGAGGGGGCTCTCGGCCCGATACGCGGGAGCCGCGCACGACGCGCTGGACTCCGTGGACCTCGCACTGGAGGCGGGGCGCCGGATCGCGGTGGTGGGCCCGTCCGGTTCCGGGAAGACCACCCTCGCCCAGGTCCTGCTCCGCTTCCTGGACGCGCGGGCGGGGACGTACCGCATCGGCGGGGTCGAGGCGGCCGCGCTGGAGAGCGACACGGTCCGCCGGTTCGTCGGGCTGTGCGCCCAGGACGCCCACATCTTCGACAGCTCCATCCGGGAGAACCTGCGGCTGGCCCGGACCGGCGCGAGCGACGCCGATCTGCGTGACGCCCTCGCCAGGGCCCGGCTGCTCGACTGGGCCGAGGGGCTGCCGGACGGCCTGGACACGCTGGTCGGCGAGCACGGCGCCCGCCTCTCGGGCGGTCAGCGCCAACGGCTCGCGCTGGCCCGGGCGCTGCTCGCGGACTTTCCCGTCCTCGTGCTGGACGAGCCGGCCGAGCACCTCGACCTCCCGACCGCCGACGCCCTGACCACGGACCTGCTGGCGGCCACCCGGGGGCGTGCGACGGTACTGATCACCCATCGGCTCGCCGGGCTGGAAGCCGTCGACGAGGTGGTGGTCCTGGAGGCCGGCCGGGTCGTGCAGCGCGGTCCGTACGCCGCGCTCGCCTCGGTGGACGGGCCGCTGAGCCGGATGCTCGCGCGGGAACGGGAGAGTGCGGGGGCCCCGGCCCTGGGCGCACAGGTCTGA
- a CDS encoding LLM class flavin-dependent oxidoreductase, with protein sequence MSTTPRLSTVILPVRPWNEGGRSAWQRAEELGLHAAYTYDHLAWRAFRDGPWFGALPTLTAAACVTSRLRLGTLVTSPNFRHPVTLAKELISLDDISGGRVTLGIGAGGNGFDASTLLRSDEEPWTPRLRADHFGEFVPLLDGLLREPAGMTYEGTFYSATEARNLPGCVQRPRLPFAVAATGPRGFGVAARYGQAWVTTGDPKLYEAGSPAESLEALRGQMARLGRACAENDRDVDELDKILLTGFTPDFNPDLAGGRSRPFDSVDAFVDFVGRHAELGFTEIVIHAPVPADGPEFAAAVADEKLFEEIVTQAPAQLAG encoded by the coding sequence ATGAGCACCACGCCGCGCCTCAGTACCGTGATCCTGCCCGTCCGCCCCTGGAACGAGGGCGGGCGCTCCGCCTGGCAGCGCGCCGAGGAGCTGGGGCTGCACGCCGCGTACACCTACGACCACCTCGCCTGGCGGGCGTTCCGCGACGGGCCGTGGTTCGGGGCGCTGCCCACGCTGACGGCGGCCGCCTGCGTCACCTCGCGGCTGCGCCTGGGCACGCTGGTGACCTCGCCGAACTTCCGGCACCCGGTCACCCTCGCCAAGGAGCTGATCTCACTCGACGACATCTCCGGCGGCCGCGTCACGCTGGGGATCGGGGCCGGTGGGAACGGCTTCGACGCCTCGACCCTCCTGCGGAGCGACGAGGAGCCGTGGACCCCGCGTCTGCGTGCCGACCACTTCGGCGAGTTCGTCCCGCTGCTGGACGGGCTGCTGCGTGAGCCGGCGGGAATGACGTACGAGGGCACGTTCTACTCGGCCACCGAGGCGCGGAACCTTCCGGGGTGCGTCCAGCGGCCGCGTCTGCCGTTCGCCGTCGCCGCCACCGGGCCGCGCGGGTTCGGGGTCGCCGCCCGGTACGGGCAGGCCTGGGTGACCACGGGGGACCCGAAGCTGTACGAGGCGGGTAGCCCGGCGGAGTCGCTCGAAGCGCTCCGGGGGCAGATGGCCAGGCTGGGCCGGGCCTGCGCCGAGAACGACCGGGACGTGGACGAGCTGGACAAGATCCTGCTCACCGGCTTCACGCCCGACTTCAACCCGGACCTCGCCGGGGGCCGGAGCCGTCCGTTCGACTCCGTGGACGCGTTCGTGGACTTCGTGGGCCGGCATGCGGAGCTGGGATTCACGGAGATCGTGATCCATGCCCCGGTGCCCGCCGACGGTCCGGAGTTCGCCGCCGCGGTGGCGGACGAGAAGCTCTTCGAGGAGATCGTGACACAGGCTCCCGCGCAGCTCGCCGGCTAG